The window CATTGTCCTGTAGCATCGTCCTGACGCGGTTCCTCGGCCTTCCTGACCCACCGACAGTCCTGCGTCGGCTCTCAATCTCCGTCCTGGAGGTGTCCTTGGTTTCAATCCTGAAACATCCTCGGCATCTCCTGACGCCATCCTTCGCTCTTCACTGAGCGCATCCCTTTCTTCATCCTGAAGCTGCATCATCCTGATGCTTTCCTGCTCCGCCGGCTCCGTTCCGGTATACATAAGATCGCCTAATTTCCCCGCGATCACAAGGGCTTGACCGCAGTCGGCGGGAAAAATTCCCCTAAGAGTTATCCTAAAGAATTTCTAACCAATTGATCTGGATACTAATAAGCCCAACATATAGCGACGGCCCGAAAAAATTAAAAGCGATCTCTCACAGCCCGTGTGAGAGATCTCTCACACGACAGGCGGCAATTCCGGCCTCATTGCCCCAGCGTCGGGCGCAGCGCATCGAGGAAATTCCCCAAGGTCGCCGCCAGCAGCGTGCGCTTGTCGCTGCCGAATTGCTCCAGCAGCACGTTGCCGCTGACGTTGCACAACGACACCATGGTCATTTCGGATTCGGTGGTGGCCAGGAACAGGGTCGGCGACAGCTTCAGGCGCTTCTGGGTCACCAGATGGCCGATCAGATTCTCCTGCAGGCGAATAAAGTCGTCCTCGCTCCATACCTGCAGCAGGCTCAGGCGGTGCTCGCCGAACCGGGCGCTCATGTCGCCGGCATACTGTTGAGTGTAAAAAAGGTGCGCATCCGGCTGCAGCCTCAGCTCCAGCGCGGTCTCCACCTTTTCCAGCGTCGCGGCGGGGGTGAAAGGCTGCGGCAGCCACCACACTTCGTCATCGCGGCTTTCCACGATGCAGGGCGACGGCACGCCATACAACTCCTGGCTGGCCGGCGCATGGCCGCGCTCCTGCCGCCAAAGCTCGACATAGCGCTGGGTGAATTCCCCCAGCGCGTGGATGACATCGTGATCCATATTTATTCTCGCATACGTTAAACTGGGGGCCATTGTACCTATCTATCACCAAGGTGACAGCAGATGTCCTCATATCAAGACCACCAGGCCCTGTCGCAACTGACGCTGGGCAAACCTACCGCCTATCGCGATAGCTATGACGCCACGCTGCTGCAGGCGGTGCCGCGCAGCATGAACCGCGAACCGCTGGGTTTGTATCCCGACAGCCTGCCGTTCCACGGCGCGGATATCTGGACGCTGTACGAACTCTCCTGGCTGAACGCCAACGGGCTGCCGCAGGTGGCGGTGGGTGAAATCAGCCTCAACGCCGACAGCCTCAACCTGATCGAATCCAAGAGTTTCAAGCTGTACCTCAACAGCTTCAACCAAACGCCTTTCGTCGACTGGGAAACCGTGCGCAGCACGCTGCAGCGCGATCTGTCCGCCTGCGCCCAGGGAGAAGTAAAGGTTAGCCTGTTCAGCGTCGAGCAACTGGAAGGCACCCCGATCGCCCGCCTGGCGGGTGAATGTATCGATCACCAGAACATTCGCATCGACAACTATGAATTCAACGCCGGCTACCTGCAAAACGCCGCGGGTGAAGAGGTGGTTGAAGAGCAGCTGGTCAGCCACCTGCTGAAATCCAACTGCCTGATCACCAATCAGCCTGACTGGGGTTCGGTGCAAATTCACTATCGCGGCGGAAAAATCGATCGTGAAGCGCTGTTGCGCTACCTGGTTTCTTTCCGCCACCACAATGAGTTCCACGAGCAGTGCGTTGAGCGCATTTTCAACGATCTGTTGCGCTATTGCCGCCCGCAGAGCCTGACGGTGTACGCCCGTTACACCCGCCGCGGCGGATTGGACATCAATCCGTGGCGCAGCAACGTCGATTTCGCGCCTTCGCACGGCCGCCTGGCGCGTCAATAAGTGCGCACCGCTGCTCAACAACTGAGCTAACGAACGGTTTGTATTGGTAAAACTCAGGGGACGGCGGTAAGGTTAAATCAGGCTCGCCCGCCGTTATGCCGGGCGTTCCGCCGCAGCGCGCCAACCATAACGAAATGCCGTTCTGCTGCCGTATGGATTGCTACTGTCCCGTAACGGGTGCAAAGGAGTTACCTTGATTACACACATCAGCCCGCTTGGCTCTATGGATTTGTTGTCGCAGTTGGAAGTAGACATGCTGAAGCGTACCGCCAGCAGCGACCTGTATCGCCTGTTCCGCAACTGTTCGCTGGCCGTGTTGAACTCCGGCAGCCAGACCGACAACAGCAAACAGCTGCTGTCCCGTTATGAAACCTTCGACATCAATGTGCTGCGCCGCGAACGCGGGGTGAAGCTGGAGCTGGTCAACCCGCCGGAGGAAGCCTTCGTCGACGGCCGCATCATCCGCTCGCTGCAGGCCAACCTGTTCGCCGTCCTGCGCGACATCCTGTTCGTGCACGGCCAAATCGCCAGCGCCGGCCGCTTCCAGCACCTGAATCTGGAAAACTCGGCCCATATCACCAACCTGGTGTTCTCCATTCTGCGTAATGCGCGCACGCTGCATCTGGATGAAGATCCCAACATGGTAGTGTGCTGGGGCGGCCACTCGATCAACGAAAACGAATACCTTTACGCCCGCAAAGTGGGCAGCCAGCTGGGCCTGCGCGAACTGAATATCTGCACCGGCTGCGGGCCGGGCGCCATGGAAGCGCCGATGAAAGGCGCCGCGGTGGGCCACGCGCAGCAGCGCTACCGCAACAGCCGCTTTATCGGCATGACCGAGCCGTCGATTATCGCCGCAGAGCCGCCTAACCCGCTGGTTAACGAGCTGGTTATCATGCCGGACATCGAAAAACGTCTGGAAGCCTTCGTGCGCATCGCCCACGGCATCATCATCTTCCCGGGCGGCGTCGGCACCGCCGAAGAGCTGCTGTACCTGCTGGGCATCCTGATGAACCCGGAAAACAGCGAACAGGTGCTGCCGCTGATCCTGACCGGGCCGAAAGAAAGCGCGGACTACTTCCGCGTGCTGGATGAGTTCATTATGAACACCCTGGGCGACGCGGCGCGCCGCCATTACCGCATCATCATCGATGATCCGGCGGAAGTGGCGCGGCAGATGAAAAAGGCCATGCCGCTGGTGAAGGAGAATCGCCGCAACACCGGCGACGCCTACAGTTTCAACTGGTCGATTCGCATCGCGCCGGACCTGCAGCTGCCGTTCGAACCGACCCACGAGAACATGGCGAACCTCAATCTGTATCCCAACCAGCCGGCGGAGCAGCTGGCCGCCGCGCTGCGCCGCGCGTTCTCCGGCATCGTTGCCGGCAACGTGAAGGAAAACGGCATTCACGCCATCGAACAGTTCGGCCCTTACAAGCTGCACGGCGAACCGCAGATGATGAAGCAAATGGACAGCCTGCTGCAGGGCTTTGTCGCCCAGCACCGCATGAAGCTGCCGGGCAGCGCCTACGTGCCCTGTTATGAGATCGTAGCCTGATCCCAACTCCGGGCGGCGCAACAGCCGCCCTTCTTTTTTCTGACCTTGCAGCCCATGATGATACACCTACTGATTGTCGACGCCCTGAACCTTATCCGCCGCATCCACGCCGTACAGGGATCGCCCTGCGTGAACGCCTGCCGCAACGCGCTGCATCAGCTGATTCAGCACAGCCGGCCAACGCACGCGGTGGCGGTGTTTGACGAAGACGATCGCCGCGACAGCTGGCGCCACCAAATCCTGCCCGACTACAAGGCCGGGCGCTCGCCGATGCCGGAAAACCTGCAACAGGAGATGCCGCAGCTGCGCCAGGCGTTTGCCGAACTGGGCGTCGCCAGCTGGCATTCGCCGGGCAACGAGGCCGACGATCTGGCGGCCACGCTGGCGGCGAAAATCGCCGGCGGCGGCCATCAGGTGACCATCGTCTCCACCGACAAAGGGTACTGCCAGTTACTGGCGCCAAAGGTGCAGATCCGCGACTATTTCCAGAAGCGCTGGCTGGACATGCCTTTTGTGCAGCAGGAGTTTGGCGTAGCGCCGCAGCAGCTCCCCGATTACTGGGGCCTGGCGGGCATCGGCAGCAGCAAAATTCCCGGCGTAGCGGGTATCGGGCCAAAAACGGCGGTGCTGCTGTTGCAACAGATGGGAAGCCTGGACGCGCTGTATCAGCAGTTGGAGCAGGTGCCGGAGAAATGGCGCGGCAAGCTGCAGCAACACCGCGACCTGGCGTATATCAGCAAGCGGGTCGCCACCTTGCGCACCGACCTGACGCTCGACGGCAACCTGCAGCAGCTGCGGTTGCCGATAAACTAAGGGCGCTGCATGCAGCGCCCCCTGTGATTACTCGCGCTCGTCGCGGCGGCCCGGCACCGCCGACCACATGCGGCGCACGTGCACGGTTATCTCTTCGCGATCGTGATACAGCTGTTTGGCATGCACCTCTGAACTGATGCCCGCCGCCGCCAGCGCTTCGCGAATGCTCTGCAGGTTCTGCGACACTTCCTCGTAACGCTTCTTCATCGGCAGCTTCAGGTTGAAGATCGCCTCGCGGCACCAGCCTTTCACCAGCCACTGGATCATCAGGCTGGTGACCTTCGCCGGCTTTTCCACCATATCGCACACCAGCCAGTAAATCTTGCTGCTGGCCGGCTCGAACCTGAAGCCGTCGGCGCGGTGGTGGGTCACCTGGCCGGTTTCCATCAGGCTTGGCGCCATCGGGCCGTTGTCCACCGAGTGCACCATCATGCTGCGCTTCACCAACTGATAGGTCCAGCCACCCGGGCAGGCGCCCAGATCGACCGCGTGCATGCCGCTGGCCAGGCGCTCGTCCCACTCGTCGGCGGGAATGAATACGTGAAACGCCTCTTCCAGCTTCAGCGTGGAGCGGCTCGGCGCATCGGACGGGAAGCGCAGGCGCGGAATGCCCATATAGAACGGTGAATTGTTGTTGCTGAACGAGTAGCCGACGTAGCAGCAGCCCGGCGCGATAAAGAACACGTGCACCACCGGGCGGGTCGGGTTTTCGCGCGCCATCAGCACTTTTTGCTCGCGCATCGCGGCGCGCAGCGGCACCGTCAGCTTGCGGCAGAACTTCATCAGCTCTTTGCTTTCGTTGGTGTCCGGCACTTCCACCCGCAGCTCTCCGCCGCGATCGACCACGCCGATCAGCATGCCGACGATCGGCGATACCCGATCCTCCGGCGGCAGGTCACGCAACAGTTCCCCCACCACCAGCATCTGGCGGGCGAAGATCAGCTCGCGGAACGGAATTTCCCGCGCCAGGCGGTCGGCGTCATCCGGCTGATAGCATTCGAACAGCACATAGCCGCTGTTTTCTTTTACCCGGGCGAAGCCGAAAACTTCCCGCTGTGCGGCCTTATCGGTAATTTCCGCCGCGCACTCTTTCTCGAAACCGGGGCGGCAATACAACGCAATCTTATTCATGGCGCTCGGCCTTTTTCCTCAGACGCAAAGCGCCAATCAACATCAATATCCAGCCAATCAGGAAGCACACGCCGCCAACCGGCGTGATGTAAACCCAGACTTTCAGGTGCGACAGCGCCAGGCAATACAGGCTGCCGCTGAATAAAACGGAGCCGAGCGCCAACAGCGCCCCGCTCCAGTAAAACCACAGGCTCACGCGGCGCTGCATCGCTACCGCCAACACCATAATGGCCAGGGTATGAAAGCCCTGATACTCCAGGCCGGTGCGGATCCACGCCATTTCATTGGCGCCGAGCGTACCGCTCAATACATGTGCGCCGAACGCGCCCAGCGCGACAAACACAAAGCCGCTGATGGCGGCAAAAATCAGCATGGAACGGCTGCTCATCGTTATTTACCCTATGGAAGAAAATCGGCGGCTGCACGGCGGCAACCGGCCTTATTGTTCATAGCGAAAGCGGAATTTTTCCTGCTCGCTGGCCGCCCGCGCCAGGATCCACTGGCGGAAGGCGGCTATTTTACCCAGTTCTGCCTGGCTGTCATGACATACCAGATAAAAAGCATTTTTACTGACCAGGACCTCGTTGAACGGGCACACCAGGCGCCCGGCTTCGATCTCGGTCTGCGCCATCACGTTATTCACCAGCGCCACCCCCTGGCCGTGTACGGCGGCCTGCACCACCATGGCGCTGTGGCTGAAGATGGGCCCCTGTTGCACATTGATATGCTGCAGACCCAGTTGCCGGGTATAGGCCAGCCAATCGCGGCGTGAAGTATCGTGCAACAGCGTATGATACGCCAGATCGTCCGTGACTTTTAGCGGATGATCGCCGGCCAGCAGGCTCGGCGAACACACCGGCAGCAGGTATTCCGCATACAGACGCTCGGCGCGCAGCCCTGGCCAGTTGCCGCGGCCATAGAAAATGGCCACGTCGACGTCGTCCGACAGCTTGTCTTCTTCGCGGTCCACCGCCTGGATGCGCACGTCGATGCCCGGATAAGCTGAGTTAAAGCCAGAGAGGCGCGGCACCAGCCATTGGATGGCGAAGCTGGGCGGCAGGCTGACGGTCAGCGCCCCTTTGGCGCTGCGCGCCTGTAGCTTGCGCGTCGCTTCGTTGATCGAGGAAAAGATCTCCTTGATGTCGAGGTAATAACTCTGCCCTTCTTCCGTCAGCAACAGCGAACGGTTGCGCCGCCGGAACAGCTTCAGGCCGAGAAAATCCTCCAGTGACTTGATCTGGTGGCTCACCGCGGCCTGGGTCACAAACAGCTCTTCTGCCGCTTTGGTAAAGCTCAGGTGGCGCGCGGCCGCGTCGAACACGCGCAGCGCATTAAGGGGTGGTAAGCGTTTAGACATTAATTAGCTACTTTTGTGTAACAATAATCCGCGTGATTCGGCGTCATAAATCAGGCGGCGTTGTGCGGCATGCCATCGGTTGAGAATAGCAAAGCGCTGCCATTAGTTTTTTTTATCCGAGCCATTATAATTTGTCCGTTGAGGATGCGCCAGCAAATACCTATAGTGGCGGCACTTCCCGGGCCGGAACGAAAAGGGATTGGGTGTCGAGGACGCCGATGAACTTTTGGCTTGTGGTTGTGATGTTGTGTTTGCAAATTGTCCGGCAATCCGGACATGGTAGCTAAGCTACTGTTTTTTCACTTCCTGTACATTTACCCTGTCTGTCCATAGTGATTTTATGCAGCACCGCAAGATTTGCGGTGCTTTTTTTTTGCCTGACGTTTACTGGTCGCTTTCAACCATCTCTTTCACGTCGGCGCGGTTGATCTGCTGCTCAACGCCGTTGGCGTCTTTATAGCTGATCATACCGGTGTCGGTATCCACTTTTGGTTTTCCGTCAGCGACAATGCTGCGTCCATCATTGGTATGCATTACGTAATTGCTGGAGCAGGCCGCCAGGGTGAACGTAAGCATCAGGGCAGAGATAACTGCGGCTGTTTTCTTCATTGTGGACTCCTTGTAGTTTAATGTGCTGTAAAAAACCCTTTATTTTATTTAACGCCATTACCAAG is drawn from Serratia entomophila and contains these coding sequences:
- the rlmM gene encoding 23S rRNA (cytidine(2498)-2'-O)-methyltransferase RlmM, with protein sequence MNKIALYCRPGFEKECAAEITDKAAQREVFGFARVKENSGYVLFECYQPDDADRLAREIPFRELIFARQMLVVGELLRDLPPEDRVSPIVGMLIGVVDRGGELRVEVPDTNESKELMKFCRKLTVPLRAAMREQKVLMARENPTRPVVHVFFIAPGCCYVGYSFSNNNSPFYMGIPRLRFPSDAPSRSTLKLEEAFHVFIPADEWDERLASGMHAVDLGACPGGWTYQLVKRSMMVHSVDNGPMAPSLMETGQVTHHRADGFRFEPASSKIYWLVCDMVEKPAKVTSLMIQWLVKGWCREAIFNLKLPMKKRYEEVSQNLQSIREALAAAGISSEVHAKQLYHDREEITVHVRRMWSAVPGRRDERE
- the syd gene encoding SecY-interacting protein, coding for MDHDVIHALGEFTQRYVELWRQERGHAPASQELYGVPSPCIVESRDDEVWWLPQPFTPAATLEKVETALELRLQPDAHLFYTQQYAGDMSARFGEHRLSLLQVWSEDDFIRLQENLIGHLVTQKRLKLSPTLFLATTESEMTMVSLCNVSGNVLLEQFGSDKRTLLAATLGNFLDALRPTLGQ
- a CDS encoding YgdI/YgdR family lipoprotein, producing MKKTAAVISALMLTFTLAACSSNYVMHTNDGRSIVADGKPKVDTDTGMISYKDANGVEQQINRADVKEMVESDQ
- a CDS encoding transcriptional regulator GcvA — protein: MSKRLPPLNALRVFDAAARHLSFTKAAEELFVTQAAVSHQIKSLEDFLGLKLFRRRNRSLLLTEEGQSYYLDIKEIFSSINEATRKLQARSAKGALTVSLPPSFAIQWLVPRLSGFNSAYPGIDVRIQAVDREEDKLSDDVDVAIFYGRGNWPGLRAERLYAEYLLPVCSPSLLAGDHPLKVTDDLAYHTLLHDTSRRDWLAYTRQLGLQHINVQQGPIFSHSAMVVQAAVHGQGVALVNNVMAQTEIEAGRLVCPFNEVLVSKNAFYLVCHDSQAELGKIAAFRQWILARAASEQEKFRFRYEQ
- the queF gene encoding NADPH-dependent 7-cyano-7-deazaguanine reductase QueF (Catalyzes the NADPH-dependent reduction of 7-cyano-7-deazaguanine (preQ0) to 7-aminomethyl-7-deazaguanine (preQ1) in queuosine biosynthesis), encoding MSSYQDHQALSQLTLGKPTAYRDSYDATLLQAVPRSMNREPLGLYPDSLPFHGADIWTLYELSWLNANGLPQVAVGEISLNADSLNLIESKSFKLYLNSFNQTPFVDWETVRSTLQRDLSACAQGEVKVSLFSVEQLEGTPIARLAGECIDHQNIRIDNYEFNAGYLQNAAGEEVVEEQLVSHLLKSNCLITNQPDWGSVQIHYRGGKIDREALLRYLVSFRHHNEFHEQCVERIFNDLLRYCRPQSLTVYARYTRRGGLDINPWRSNVDFAPSHGRLARQ
- the ppnN gene encoding nucleotide 5'-monophosphate nucleosidase PpnN, with protein sequence MITHISPLGSMDLLSQLEVDMLKRTASSDLYRLFRNCSLAVLNSGSQTDNSKQLLSRYETFDINVLRRERGVKLELVNPPEEAFVDGRIIRSLQANLFAVLRDILFVHGQIASAGRFQHLNLENSAHITNLVFSILRNARTLHLDEDPNMVVCWGGHSINENEYLYARKVGSQLGLRELNICTGCGPGAMEAPMKGAAVGHAQQRYRNSRFIGMTEPSIIAAEPPNPLVNELVIMPDIEKRLEAFVRIAHGIIIFPGGVGTAEELLYLLGILMNPENSEQVLPLILTGPKESADYFRVLDEFIMNTLGDAARRHYRIIIDDPAEVARQMKKAMPLVKENRRNTGDAYSFNWSIRIAPDLQLPFEPTHENMANLNLYPNQPAEQLAAALRRAFSGIVAGNVKENGIHAIEQFGPYKLHGEPQMMKQMDSLLQGFVAQHRMKLPGSAYVPCYEIVA
- the xni gene encoding flap endonuclease Xni, which encodes MMIHLLIVDALNLIRRIHAVQGSPCVNACRNALHQLIQHSRPTHAVAVFDEDDRRDSWRHQILPDYKAGRSPMPENLQQEMPQLRQAFAELGVASWHSPGNEADDLAATLAAKIAGGGHQVTIVSTDKGYCQLLAPKVQIRDYFQKRWLDMPFVQQEFGVAPQQLPDYWGLAGIGSSKIPGVAGIGPKTAVLLLQQMGSLDALYQQLEQVPEKWRGKLQQHRDLAYISKRVATLRTDLTLDGNLQQLRLPIN
- a CDS encoding DUF423 domain-containing protein, with amino-acid sequence MSSRSMLIFAAISGFVFVALGAFGAHVLSGTLGANEMAWIRTGLEYQGFHTLAIMVLAVAMQRRVSLWFYWSGALLALGSVLFSGSLYCLALSHLKVWVYITPVGGVCFLIGWILMLIGALRLRKKAERHE